The nucleotide sequence AGCGTGACCGCCGCCAGCGCCTGTGTCTGCCCACGCGTAAAGAGCGCCGAACCGTGTGTGCGCGGCAGAAAGTTGACCTCGCTGTTGATGTCGCGGATGGCATCGGGACCGCGCCCATCGGCCCGCGTGCTCTCGGCCAGGATGCGTTCGCGCAGGTCGTGCTTTTCGATCTCACCGACCGCGCGGCCGATATGGACTTCCTGATCGGGAAAACGCTCGGCCAACGCCTCGCGCATTTCCGTCTTGATGAGTGAGACTGAGTCCTCGCGTTCGGCCTTGTCGGCGATTTTGACCGCTTCTGCAATGCGCGTCGCTGCCAATTCGCGCACGGCCGCATTCAGTTCGGGGTCGATGCCGGCCGACACGAAGTCGCGCTTGGCCTTGCCGACTTTGCTCTGCAGTTCTCTGATCGCCGCCGTTATCGACTGCATTTCCTTCAGCCCGAACTCGAGCGCCGACGCGAGATCGTCTTCGGACACCTCCTGGCATCCGCCCTCGACCATGATGACATCGTGCTCGGTCCCGGCGATGACGAGATTGATGTCCGACTCGTCCAACTGCGCAACCGTGGGGTTGATGATAAGTTCGCCGTTGACCCGTCCGACCCGCGCCCCCGCCAGCGTGTGGGCAAACGGCACATCCGAAACCGCCAGCGCGGCCGCGGTCGCGCAGATGCCCAGCACATCGGCATCGTTTTCCTGATCCGACGAGAGCACGGTGACGTGCACCTGCACTTCGTGCGGATAGCCATCGGGGAACAACGGCCGGATCGGCCGGTCGATCATGCGCGCCGAGAGCGTTTCCTTTTCGGAGGGACGTCCCTCGCGCTTGAAGAAGCCGCCGGGGATTTTTCCGGCGGCGTAGGCCTTCTCCCGGTAATCGACCGACAGCGGGAAAAACCCGCGGTCGGGCACCGGGTCTTTGGTGGCGACCACGGCCGCCAAGACCATGGTGTCGCCGTGGCGGACGATCGCCGCGCCATTGGCCTGTTTGGCCACATGGCCGGTTTCGATCACAAACGGCCGTCCGCCGAATTCGATCTGAATCCGTTCAATCATGAATCTCCCGCAGCCCGGCCTGGGCCGATGCTGCGACTCCTGTTGGGTTTCGTCGGGATGAAGCGACGAGTGCTGACGATCAGATCGTCAGTCCGTGCTTCGGGGCGGGACAGCTCGCCTCGGGGCCAAGGTCACATGGGTCGACATACCCCAGGTCCCGTCGCGAGACGTCCCTCGCCCGCCCGACGGCGCAAGTCTACTTGCGCAGGTTCAAGTTATCCAGCAACTGACGGTAGGCATCAACATCGGTACGGCGCAGATAATTCAGCAGCCGGCGGCGTTTGCCCACCATCTTCAGAAGCCCCCGGCGCGAGGCGTGGTCGCGCACTTCCACATCCAGATGCGACGTCACCGACGCGATGCGCGAGGACAACAAAGCGATCTGCACTTCCGGCGAACCGGTGTCTTTGTCGTGCAGACGGTACGCCCCGATGATCGCCTGCTTCTGCTCCGATTCAGTCGGCACTGCTTGGATGTCTCCTTCCTTCCACTGTGTGCCCGGCGGGACAATTCAGCCGACGCCGCGCTTCGTGTTCGTCTTCGGTCATCCTTTGTATCAAGGCATCGGCCGTATCGAATGTTTCCTCCGGCCTAATGTACGACTCCAGCCAGACACTCTCAATCGGTTCTCGCGGGCGGCGTTCGTCCGGCGAACCCTCTAATACATTTATCTCCAGCCGCTTGACCGTGCCGCCGAAGGTCGGGTTCGACCCGAAATACGCCATTGCCGGTCGCGGCACCGCATGCGCTGTCCAAGCGGCGTAAATCCCGACCGGCGGGGGTAATTTAGCATTGTCCAGCTCCAGATTCCAAGTGGGATATCCCATCTCTTTTCCCCGCCCCGCCCCGGCGATCTTACGCCCGGTGACCGGATACGGGTGCCCCAGAAGCTCGACGGCCTCGCTGAAGCGTCCGTGCGCGAAAAGCTCCCTGATCGATGTTGAGGTGACGGGCCGCGGTTGGCCGGCTACGGCGACCAAGTCGACGACGTGGACGTCGATTCCCCGCTGGGCTCCCCAATCGGACAGGAACCGGGACGTCCCTTCGCGTCGGAATCCAAAGCCGAAATCGGCGCCGACGACAATGGCCTGCGCCCTCAGAGCCGCGGCCAACACGCTGTCGGCGAAGTGTGCGGCAGGTGTCGAGGCCAACGCATCATCGAACGTCATCGTCAGCACGCCATCGGCGCCGTAGGCCCCCAGCAGCGCGACTCGTTCCTCGGGTAATGTGAGCAACGGCGGCGCAATCTTCGGCTTGACCACGGATTTCGGATGCGGATGAAAGGTCACGGCCCACAGCGGCAATCCGAGGCGATCGGCGGCGCCGCGCGCATCGCGCAGGACCGCCTGATGCCCAAAATGGACCCCGTCGAACGTGCCGATGCAGACCACCGAGCGCGTGGAAATCCGCAGGGAGGCCGACTCGGGCGTCGAAGCGCTCAGAACCGAATCGGGGGCCGGAATCGGTGGTGTGATGTTCTGCGGCTTCACGTGGAGGACATTCAATGAGCGGTCAACAGCACACGACGATAAGTGCAGATCGGCAGATCCGGTTCGACGCGAACGCCGGAGTCAAACGCCGCTTCGGCGATGGCCGCTGGTCCGTGATCGGGCAACGTGATCGCGATCAGATCCCCGTTTCGAAATGCCCCGTCGACTGCCGTGACGTGTCGCCCATAGAGGAGGCGTCCGTGCACGATTTCGTCGCGGGCATCACCCGTCACTTGAATGCGCGGGAGTCCGAGGTGGCGATCGATGGATTGAAGCGCCATGCCCTCAGCGCCGTCCGCTGCGCGTCGGCGCAATCCGTCAAGGTCGAGCGCCTCCTCTACGCTCGTCGGCCCGATCCGGGTTCGACGCAACCGGGTCACGTAGGCACCACACCCCGCGTCACGTCCGATTTGGTCCGCGAGTGCGCGGATATACGTTCCCGAGGAGCATCCCACAACGAGCCGCGCATCGGGCGGCTCATACGATTCCAATTCCAAACGATGAATCGTCACGCTTCGCCTGGACTCCGGCAGCACTTCCCCGGCCCGCGCCAACTCATAGCGGCGGCGTCCGGCCACGCGCGTTGCGGCATACTCGGGAACCGCCTGCTCGATCAATCCCCGGTAGGTCGGCAGCATCGATTCGATGATGACGCGATTCTCCGGAATCGGTGCGCCGGATGCCGTAATCTCCCCGTCGGGGTCGCCGGTGTCCGATGACGCTCCGAAGCGAATCACGGCCTCGTAGGTCTTGTCTTGACCCGATAATACCCAGGCGATTTTCGTGGCATCGCCGATCATCACCAGCAGCAGCCCCGTGGCGAACGGATCGAGCGTGCCGGAGTGCCCGACACGCCGCACGCCATATATGTCCCGTACCACATCGACGACATCGTGCGATGTCATCCCCGACGGCTTGTCGATGGGGAGTATGCCGGAGAGCGCTGCCGTGGCATTCGACAATGTCATTGCACGTTTTTGTGTCGGTCAGCCCTTGGGCTGACGGTCATGGCGGAGTGATGAATATGACTAATTGAGGTTGATCGGGCCGTCGGCCCGCGATCAGCCCCAGGGCTGATCCGCACACGACACATAGGTTTAACTCTTCGACTTTGGCCGGTGATTGTCGCGCAACGGCCCGATGGCGCGCTCCAGTGTGTCGGCGGCTTTGGCCAGCGGCAGCTCAATGATGCATCCGGCGGCATTGCGATGGCCGCCGCCGCCGAAGCGTCGCGCCAATGCGGCGACATCCACAGTTCCGCACGAGCGCAGCGACGCCTTGGTCCGCTTCGGACCCAATTCTCTCAGCAGCGCACCGACCTGCACCCCCGCCACCGACAACGTGTGATCGACCAGCCCTTCCAATTCGTGCATCGGCACCTGGTAACGCCGGCGATCCGCGGTGCGCAGGGCCAGAAAGCAAATCCGGCTGTCGGCGCGCAGATCGGCCCTCCCCAGGATGTGATGCACCAGACGAAACTCCGCGGGAGAGTACGATTGATAGACCGCCGCCGTGACTCGGGGCAGATCCGCGCCGCGTTTGACCAGCTCAGCGGCGATGACCATTGTCCGCAGATTGGTGCACGGATGCCCGAAGCGTCCGGTGTCGGTGACCAGCGCCGTCGCCAGCGATTGCGCCATCGACGGTGTGATCGTCGCCTTCCAGTGCCGCAGCATGTCGAAGACCATCTCGCCGCAGGCGGCGGCGGTTGGGTCGAGAACGTTGACCGCGCCATACCGTGAGTTGTGCTGATGGTGATCGATGTTGATGACCGGCAATCCATCGGGCAACAGCTCGCTCACCGTGCCGATGCGATCCAACGACGAGCACTCGAAAATGATCGCCGCATCCCATCGCGGCCGCCGCTTAAGCGCCCCCGGCTCGCGAACGACCCCGGAGTGACTCAGAAACCGATACTTGCGCGGCACCGGACCCTGGTTGACGATGTCCGCGCGGCGGCGGCGCTGCCGGGTCCAATACTCATAGAACGCCAATTGGCACCCCAACGAGTCCCCATCGGGATCGCGATGCGATGAAATCAGAATCCGGCGCGCGGACTTAAGCGCCGTCTGAATCTTTTGGGCCGCTGCCCTGGTCATCGTTTTTTCGTTCACGTTCGATCTGCGTAAAGAGTTCGTCGAGACGCAGCCCTTCCTGCACCGCATTGTCGTAGACAAAGCGAATGGTCGGCGGACGATACATGCTCAATTCCTGTCCGAGGCGGCGCTGCACGAAGCGGAGAATCCGATCCAGATGATGCGCGCATTGCGCCCTGTCGTCCTCATCGCCCAGCACCGAATACCGTATGTCGGCCTCGTGCAGGTCGCCGGAGACCTCGCACCGCAGGATCGTGACCGCCCGGAAATCATACCGCTTGATGTCGGTCAACAGCATCTCCGCCACGACGCGGCGGATCAGGTCGGCAACGCGCTGACGTCGTTCGGTCGAGCTCATCGTTTGCTGCCAATCCCGAAGTCAGAGGATTGAACATTCCCTCTCCCTGAGGGAGGGGGCAAGAGATGCCTCACTTCGTTCGGCATGACATTGATCAGGGGTCTTTCAACAATCCCCTCACTTCGGGTCATCCATCCTTATACCTCAATCTCATAATCCGTGAGCGTCATCTCCCCCGGCCGGTCGGCATCGCGCGCTACGCGGGTCAGGACACTGTGCAGGTGCGAGCGGGCGTTCGCGGCGCATGCCGCCTCCAGCACCGCGCGCTGATGCTCATCTTGTCCCTCGATCTCGGCAATGCTGACTCCATAGCTGCGGCGCATCGCTTCGAGATACCGCCGCAGAATGTTCCGTTTCTCCTTGAGACTGCGGCACCCCGGCAGATGCAGGACGAGACGGACGCTGCCGATCATGGCCTGCGGCGGGCGCTACTCCAGCTTGCGTTCTTTCGAGACGATCCGGTACAGTTCGAAGACATCCCCCACCTTGATGTCATTGTAATCGACGATTTTGATGCCGCACTCCAGTCCGGCGGAGACTTCCTTGACCGAATCGGCAAAGCGGCGCACCGAATCGATCAGTCCGGTGTAAATCGTGGTGCCGTCGCGCACGACGCGCACGCGGTCGCGCGGCTTGACCGCGCCTTCCAGCACATCGGAACCGGCGATCGTTCCCACTTTGGAGATCTTGAATACCTGTTTGACCTTCGCTTCGCCGGTGCGCTCCTCGACCTCGATCGGCTTGAGCATTCCCTCGAGCGCCGAACGGATATCGCGCTCGACTTCATAGATGATGTCGTAGAGGCGAACGTCGACCCCCTCCTGCACCGCCAATTCGCGCGCGCGCGCATCGGGGCGCACATGGAAGCCGATGATGACCGCCTCGGAGGCCGCCGCCAACAGCACGTCGGACTCGTTGATCGCGCCGACGCCGCGATGGATCACGTTCACCTGCACTTCATCGGACTTGATCTTCGTCAGCGTGTCGGCCAGCACCTCGACCGACCCGTCGACGTCGCCTTTGATGACGATCTTCAACTCCTGAATGGTGCCGGACTGAATGCGTTCGTACAGGTTGGTGAGCGTCGTCTTCTGGATCATTTGTTGCGTGCGTTCGCGCTTGAGACGCCCGCGCATCTGCGAGATGTGGCGCGCCTTCTGTTCATCGACGCAGACGACGAAGGTATCCCCCGCCTGCGGCACACCATCGGAGCCGACCACCAGCACCGGCGCCGACGGCGGCGCATCGGTGACCGCGTAGCCGCGCTCGTTGAACATGCTGCGCACGCGCCCGCAGTACGGTCCGGTCACGAAGTCATCGCCGATGTGCAGTGTGCCGGTCTGCACCAGCACGGTGGCGACGGCGCCGCGTCCGCGGTCGAGTTGCGCCTCGATGATGACCCCGCGGGCGCGCCGCAGGGGGTTCGCGGTCAACTCGAGCACTTCGGCCTGCAGGTGGACCATTTCCAACAGCTTATCGACGCCCATGCCGGTCTTTGCGGAGACCGGTACGATGATGGTCTTGCCGCCCCAGTCCTCCGGCACCAGGCCGTGCTCCGACAACTGCGACTTGACACGGTCGATGTCGGCATCGGGGAGGTCCATTTTGTTGACGGCCACGACAATCGGCACTTCGGCGGCCTGCGCGTGGTCGATGGCTTCGATCGTTTGCGGCATGACCGCATCATCCGCCGCAACCACAAGGATCACGATGTCGGTGGCCTGCGCGCCGCGCGCGCGCATCGCAGTGAAGGCGGCATGGCCCGGTGTGTCGAGGAATGTCAGTTGGCCGGCGGAACTGTCGACCATGTATGCGCCGATATGCTGCGTGATGCCGCCCTTTTCACCCGCGACGACATTGGCCACGCGGATATAGTCCAACAGCGAGGTTTTGCCGTGATCCACATGCCCCATGATGGTCACCACCGGGGCGCGCGGGGCTTCCTCGCCGATTTCCTCTTCGTCGTCGGCCAACACTTCCTCGCCGATTTCCTCGACCTGCCGGATGCTGTAATCGAATTCCAGCGCGATCGTCTCGATCGTGTCCAGATCGAGCCGCTGGTTGACCGTCGCGAGCATTCCCAGCTCGAGGCACTTGGCGACAACTTCCGTCGGGCTGACACCCATCTTGTGCGCGAGCTCGGCGACGGACATAAACTCATTGACCTCGATCGTCCGTGTCGGTTCGGGGACACCCGCGTCGTCGCCGGCTTCATGGCGCTGACGCCGTTTCGATTTCGTCCGTGTTCCCAGTTCCGCAATCGTCTTGCGGAAACTCGCCGCGACATCCCGCTGATCGACGCGCTGCCGGCGGCGGCGTCCGGAACGGCGACGGCGTCCGGCCGGGGCCGAGCCCACCGCGGCCTGCATCAAGGGTTGGCGTCTGACACCCACCGGCGACGCCGCGCCGCCGGGACGTCCGGTGATCCCTCCCACGGGCGTGCGGGACCGCGCGGGGCGCTGCTCCGGGGTCGATGTCGGTGTAAAGGTGCGTTGCTCGGTGACCGGCGGCGGGACGTGGGCGGCCTTGGCTTTGGCGGCGGCTTCCGCCGCCTCCTTTGCTTTGCGGGCTTCCTCTTCTTCGCGCCGGATTTTGTCGGCGGCGTCCTGCGCTTCCCGACGGCGCTGCACTTCTTCCTCGACCGCCCGGCGCGCCCGCGCCTTGCGCTCGCGCGTCTTGCGTTCGCGCTTTTCGATTTCCTCGCGCAGCTCCGCTTTCTGCTGGCGAAATTCCTGCTCGATCGCTTCAAGGATGTCATCGGAGGCGACGCTCATGTGACTGCGAACGTCGAACCCCAGACGCTGCACCATCGCCATCAGCGCATCGCTGGACAGGTTGTGATCCCGGGCAACTTCGTAGAGGCGTTTATTGGACATCCGTGTCAGTCACTCTCTTCGGTTGGCTCGGCGCCGTCCTGGTTTTCGTGGAACAGCTCGTCGCCGACGCGCGCGCCCACTTTCTCGTCTTCGGGCTTCACGCTAAAGTCGACCTGCTGCGCGACAAAGTCCTGCGCCGACTCCAGCAGTTTTTCGGCCGTCTTCGGCCCCATGCCCTCGATGGCCGTCAAATCCTCGATGCTCTTGCCGGCGAGAATCTCGATGGATGCGATCCCTGCCGCTTCCAACCTGTTTTTGGTGACATCGCCGATTCCGGGAAGCTGATCCAGCGGCGTTTTGGTGTCGAGCGTATGCGAACGCTCGGAGAGATATTGCGACTCGGAGCGGATGGTGATTTTCCAGCCGGTCAGTTTGGCCGCCAGGCGGGCGTTTTGTCCGCTGCGGCCGATGGCCAGCGAGAGCTTTTCATCGTCGACGATGACGAGCATTTCCTTGCGTTCCTCATCGGTGCGCACCTGCACTACGCGCGCCGGGGCCAGCGCCCGCGCCACGAACACCTCCGGATCGGAGTCCCATTGCACGATGTCGATGCGTTCGTTGGCCAGCTCGCGCACGATCGATTGCACGCGCACGCCCTTGACGCCGACACAGGCGCCGACGGGGTCGACGCGGTCGTCGATGGACGCCACCGCGACCTTGGAGCGTTCGCCGGGTTCGCGCGCGAGCGCCCGGATTTCGACGATGCGCTCGAAGATTTCCGGCACTTCCAGCGCGAAGAGCCGCAGCAGCAAGCCCGTGTGGGCCCGCGACAGGATGATCTGCGGCCCCTTCATGTTCGGCTGCACATCGGCGATAAAGGCGCGCACACGGTCTCCCTGACGGAACCGTTCGCGCGGAATCTGCTCTTTGTGCGGGATGACCGCTTCGGCGCCGGCGATATTGACGATGATTGTGCCTTTGTCGATGTGTTGCACGACCCCGGTCACGACTTCGCCGACCCGGTCCTTGTACTCCTCATAAATCTGCGCGCGCTCGCGTTCGCGGATGCGCTGCACGAGAATCTGTTTGGTCGCGGCGATGGCGTTGCGGCCGAAATCCTCAAACGACAACTCGATTTCCATCTCGTCGCCGATTTCGGTCTCCTCGTCGACCTCCTGCGCATCGATCAGCGAGATTTCGGTGCGCGGTTCGCGGACGAAGTCCACCACCGTCTTGGTGGCGGTCATGTAGATATCCTCGTTGGCCTTGTCGATGTGTACGCGCACGTTGTCGGCGTCGCCGAATCGTTTCTTCGCCGCCGTCATCAGCCCCTCGCGGACCGTCTCCAGCACGTAGTCCAACTCCAGATTCTTCGACTTCATGATCTGGTGGACCACTTCCCAAATGTCGAACTCAAGCACCATAGCCATTCTCGTGGATCCCACTCCCGCCGCCCGCGCGGACCGTTAGATGATCAGTTTGCCCTCTATCACCGCATCCCAATTCACATTCGCATCGCCGACCGTCACCGATGACTCGCCGACGCGGCCGATGATCCCTTTGATCCGCCGCTCCCGGCCGGTGTCGTCATGGTGCCGCAATTCGATCTTGCGTCCGACCTTGCGACGAAAATCCGCGGGCGCCGTCAGCGGCCGGTCGAATCCGGGAGAGGAGACTTCCAGCGTATACCGGCTTTCGATCATCTCCGACGCGTCCAGATCGGCCGACAGCCGCCGTGAGACCGCCTCGCACTCGCTGATCGTCACGCCGCCGACCTTGTCGACATACACGCGCAACAACTGGCGGCGGCCCGAACGGTTGTACGTCACCTCGACCAGCTCCAATCCATGGCGCTCGACGATCCCCTCGACCAGCTCTTTGAGGCGCGCCGCGGCCCGTTGATCGGCCCCTGTTGCCACTGCCGACCTCCCCCATCAGGCCCTGAGACCTGAGTTTCAGGACCGAAACCTCATAGTTTACAGATAGTTAGATTGTGGGGCAACAGAAAAGTGGGGGCTGGGCGGTCTGCATCTGCACATCCCGACAGTGTTAATCGTTTGCCCTGTAGGGGCCGGTCTCAGACCGGCCCGTCCGTCACGATCCATACGCGGGCGGGTCTGAGGCCCGCCTCTACACACCAATGCGGAGGTTCATTGCGTGCGTCGCGGGGGACTGTGTGAGGCGCCCGCACGAAAGAAACCAGCCAATCCCAAGAGAATCGTAGGGGCGGGGTCTCCCCGCCCTTAGTAGACCGAAACAACAAGGGCGCGGAAACCGCGCCCCTACGGATCAGGGAAGCTCCATCGAGTGCATTATTGTAGGGGCCGCCCACGAACCTACGTAGGCACTAAAGCACACAGGGATCGCAGAATACGCTCCCCGGATCGCCCGCGCGGAACGCAACGTCGACAAACTTCACGACATCAAATACATTCGTGACTCCATTACAGTCGACATCCGTCCGCTCGTGCGGACAATTCGGATGTGGGTCCGGTTCGGGCTGAACGCTCCGGAAGGCTACGTCAACTGACGCCACTACGTCGAAGACGTCAGTGTTCCCGTTACAGATTGGATCGGCGTGGCAGAAGCATGGGCAGCTCGGATCAGGCGGACAGATGCCCGAAGTGTTGCAGTTGACACAGTCGTTGTCCTCAAACACATAGAGCTGCAACAGATTGTCCACGACGATCCATTCGTCCCGTCCGTCTTGATTCAGGTCCGCTGATTTCCATCTGCTCAGTGAGCGATTGAGAGGCAGTTGCCAAAAACATCCTTCGACGAACTGTTCTGTGTACTGATCCCATTCCCATACGCGCCACTCTGGATATGATGCCATCGCCAGTTCTTGCAGGCCATCACAGTCCGTGTCGGCAGCCCAACATGGGTGAATGCCGATATACCCAGTGTTGTGCCTGAACCAGTGAGTTAGTTCGAAATTGTTGTCGCCGACTGCCGTCATCAGACGGTAATTGTATCCATACGAAGTGTCATGGGAAGAGCTCCCTAGCAACGGTCTTAGCTTCTGATCCGGAAGCGGACGGCAGGCTATTGAGGAGGCCACTTGGGCGGTCGCAGGGATGCTATCGCCCACGGTGCCTATGTATGCTAACCCGGTGTCTTGCCACTCAAACAATTCATGGCAGCACGCCAGATTTCCTAGAATGAACTCGACGCGCCCGTCAGCATCGAAGTCACCAATGGCAGCCTGTCCGATGGCGCCGTCGGGAGGCATTCCATCCGATGTGCTCACATACAATTCTGATTGTACTGTGAACGTGTCGTTTGGCACATCGTACTGGATCACTACGACGAAAGCATCTCCTGACAGTGCGTTTGGAGCTACAAGGAGTTCATGATATTCATCGTCGTCGACTTGGAAAGTGGCAGCATGCATTGCTACGGCGAATCCGGGCCAGTGAAATGAGGCTCGCAAATTCCAATCAGGGGCCGAGTAAATGAACAGCTGGTCGAAGAATTGAGTTACGAGATCAATATGCCCGTCGTTGTCCAGATCCTCAGAAACCCACACCACACCCATGTTTTGTGCGATAGTGTCATATTCATAGTTCAGCAAAGAGTCGAATCGATGCCTTATCACCTGTTCGCCCAAGACGTCGGCGATGTAGAAATCAGTTGCACGTGCCACGGAATCAAAGGACGGGTCAAGTCTGTCTTGTGTAACCTCGAAATCCACAAGGGACGTGCAGGTCTCAGCCATGTCAGGGAGCGATGGATGGCTGTCGCCGGGACTCCCCCACTCGTTGGGGCTTTCTTGTCGCACAGCCCAGACTGGAATCACACCTGACGGAAATCGTGAAGCCAGCTCAAGTGTGCGGACAGAATCGGCGGCTGAAAACTGATGCCGCTCGCTCACGGTCGGCTGATCGTCTGAGGCGCCAGGACTTGGTAACGTGATTACGGCGGCCATTATCAGCGTTGCTCGAATGAGTCGTCGGATCGATTCCGCTGCGTTCACACTTTAATATATCGGTGGTCCCCGTCTATCCAAGCGATCAGTCACGCAGTGAGCAGCGGTTAAGACTCCGGATCAGACGCCAGGCGAGGACGCCTGGCGTGCAACAGGAATAATCAGGAAGTGCCCAACGCCGCATCAATCTCCCGCCTCACACGGGCGACCAGATCCCCCGCCAGCACCGACTCTGGTTCGGCGGCATCGCGGCGTTTCAGTTCCCAAACGCCCTGCTTCAAGCCCTTGGAGCCGACCGTGACACGGAACGGAATGCCGATTAAGTCGGCATCTGCGAATTTGACACCGGCGCGCTCGTCGCGGTCGTCGTAGAGCACCTCGACTCCTGCTTTTTGAAGTTCATCGTAGAGTTGATCGGCGGCAGCAGATAATGTCGCGTCGTTGCTGGCGACGCAGACCAGATGGCAGTGAGCCGGTGCAATCGGCAGTGGCCAGACGATCCCGTCTTTGTCGTGGCTGCGCTCGACCGCTGCTTGCGCCGTGCGCGTGATGCCGATCCCGTATGATCCCATGACCATCGGTCTTTCATGGCCGTCGGCATCGGTAAACAACGCCCCCAGCGCCGATGAATACTTCGTGCCGAGCTTGAAGGTGTTGCCGACTTCGATGCCGCGCCGCCGGATGAGCGTGCCGTCGGCACACCGCGGGCAGCCCTCGCCTTCTTCGGCGGAACGGATCAGGGCCGATTTGGTGATCTGAAAGTCGCTGAGATTCACGTCGACGATGTGTTTGTCGGCTGAGTTGGCCCCGACAACAAAGTTGCGCATCGCCGCGATCTCATCATCGGCAATGATTTCAAACTCACTGGAGAGGCCGACCGGCCCGGCGAACCCGACCGGTGCCCCGGTGAGCGAGACGATGGTCTCGGCATCGAGCATCTCGATTGTTGGAACTCCGGCTGCATGCGCCAGTTTGACTTCGTTGATCTGCCGGTCGCCGCGTATCAGTGCTGCTACATATCGCTCCCGCGCGCGATAGAGCAATGTCTTGACCAGTTTGGTCGCCGGGACTTTCAGAAACGCTGTCACGTCCTCAATCGTCTTGGCGTTTGGAGTGTCGACTTCCCTGCTTTTGCGCGGACTCTCATCATCGACACGCACCGCACGTGTGACCGACTCGGCGCGTTCGATGTTCGCCGCGTAACCGCACTCCGGGCACGACAGGATGATCGCCTCGCCGCCGTCGGTCTCGACCACGACCATGAATTCATGCGCCGAACTGCCGCCCATCGCACCGGTGTCGGATTCGACCATCACCGTGTCCAGACCGCAACGGCGAAACGCAGCGTTGTAGGCATCGACCATCTTCTGGTAGCTGATCCCCAGTCCGGCGTCATCGACGTCGAATGAGTAGGCGTCCTTCATCATGAATTCGCGTCCGCGCATCAGGCCGAAGCGCGGACGAATCTCATCGCGGAATTTCACCT is from Candidatus Zixiibacteriota bacterium and encodes:
- the rimP gene encoding ribosome maturation factor RimP, translated to MATGADQRAAARLKELVEGIVERHGLELVEVTYNRSGRRQLLRVYVDKVGGVTISECEAVSRRLSADLDASEMIESRYTLEVSSPGFDRPLTAPADFRRKVGRKIELRHHDDTGRERRIKGIIGRVGESSVTVGDANVNWDAVIEGKLII
- a CDS encoding proline--tRNA ligase, which codes for MRMSRTFIPTLREDPADAELISHKLLVRGGFIRKLTGGIYIYLPLLQRVLAKISQIVREEMDRAGAFEITMPVLHPAELWEKTGRFATVGPELMRMKDRHDRPMVLGGTHEEVVTHLVAGELRSYKKLPLNLYQIQVKFRDEIRPRFGLMRGREFMMKDAYSFDVDDAGLGISYQKMVDAYNAAFRRCGLDTVMVESDTGAMGGSSAHEFMVVVETDGGEAIILSCPECGYAANIERAESVTRAVRVDDESPRKSREVDTPNAKTIEDVTAFLKVPATKLVKTLLYRARERYVAALIRGDRQINEVKLAHAAGVPTIEMLDAETIVSLTGAPVGFAGPVGLSSEFEIIADDEIAAMRNFVVGANSADKHIVDVNLSDFQITKSALIRSAEEGEGCPRCADGTLIRRRGIEVGNTFKLGTKYSSALGALFTDADGHERPMVMGSYGIGITRTAQAAVERSHDKDGIVWPLPIAPAHCHLVCVASNDATLSAAADQLYDELQKAGVEVLYDDRDERAGVKFADADLIGIPFRVTVGSKGLKQGVWELKRRDAAEPESVLAGDLVARVRREIDAALGTS
- the nusA gene encoding transcription termination factor NusA: MVLEFDIWEVVHQIMKSKNLELDYVLETVREGLMTAAKKRFGDADNVRVHIDKANEDIYMTATKTVVDFVREPRTEISLIDAQEVDEETEIGDEMEIELSFEDFGRNAIAATKQILVQRIRERERAQIYEEYKDRVGEVVTGVVQHIDKGTIIVNIAGAEAVIPHKEQIPRERFRQGDRVRAFIADVQPNMKGPQIILSRAHTGLLLRLFALEVPEIFERIVEIRALAREPGERSKVAVASIDDRVDPVGACVGVKGVRVQSIVRELANERIDIVQWDSDPEVFVARALAPARVVQVRTDEERKEMLVIVDDEKLSLAIGRSGQNARLAAKLTGWKITIRSESQYLSERSHTLDTKTPLDQLPGIGDVTKNRLEAAGIASIEILAGKSIEDLTAIEGMGPKTAEKLLESAQDFVAQQVDFSVKPEDEKVGARVGDELFHENQDGAEPTEESD